DNA from Pseudophryne corroboree isolate aPseCor3 chromosome 3 unlocalized genomic scaffold, aPseCor3.hap2 SUPER_3_unloc_15, whole genome shotgun sequence:
aaattcttattttattcgcatactggagctgtgctaagaccgactattgtgtcggcatgggtatgtagcgcaatttcagcatggacagatgatctgacggctgaatttgataccatggatagagatactatattgttaattctagcccatattaaagacgcagtcttatttatgagagatgctcaaagggatattggattgctagcttctagggccaatgccatgtctatctcagcgagacgatccttatggactcgccaatggacgggtgatgcggattccaaaaaacatatggaagtcctaccctataagggagacgtattgtttggggatgggctgacggacctggtttccacagctaccgcaggtaaatcaaattttctcttaccatcctagtggatgctggggactccgtaaagaccatggggaacagatgggctccgcaggagactgggctctctaagaaagaattaggactactggtgtgcactggctcctccctctatgcccctcctccagacctcagttagaatctgtgcccggccagagctggatgctcctagtgagctctcctgagcttgctaataagaaagtatttattaggtttttttattttcagagagcttctgctggcaacagactctctgctacgtgggactgaggggagagaagcaaacctactaactgcggctaggttgcgcttcttaggctactggacaccattagctccagagggatcgaacacaggtacctaaccttggtcgtacgttcccggagccgcgccgccgtccccctcgcagagccagaagtcagaagccggcagaagcaagaagacatcgaaatcggtggcagaagactcctgtcttcacatgaggtagcgcacagcactgcagctgtgcgccattgcgcccacactacccacacactctggtcactgtagggtgcagggcgcagggggggggggcgccctgggcagcaattaggatacctcttggcaaaaagacacatatatacagccgggcactgtatatatgtacgagcccccgccattttatttacacagacccgggacagaagcccgccgctgagggggcggggccttcttcctcagcactcaccagcgccattttctctccacagctccgctgagaggaagctccccatgctctcccctgcagtatccaggtagaaaaagggtaaaaagagagggggggcacataaatttaggcgcaaattgtcataaacagcagctactgggtaaacactaaattactgtctaatccctgggttatatagcgctggggtgtgtgctggcatactctctctctgtctccccaaagggcctggtgggggaactgtcttcaagtgagcattccctgggtgtgtgcggtgtgtcggtacgtttgtgtcgacatgtttgacgaggaaggatacgtggaggcagaacaagtgcagatgaatgtggggtcgccgccgacggcaccgacacctgattggatggatatgtggaaggtgttaaatgataacgtaagctccttgcataagaggttgtataaagctgaagccttgggacagtcagggtctcaacccatgtctgatcctacagctcagaggccgtcagggtctcaaaagcacccgctatcccagattgttgacacagatatcgacacggattctgacttcagtgtcgatgacgatgatgctaagttgcagcctaaattgactaaagccatccgctacatgattatagcaatgaaggatgtattgcacatatcagaggaaaaccctgtccctgacaagagggattatatgtatggggagaaaaagcaagaagtgacttttcccccttcacatgaattaaatgaattgtgtgaaaaagcgtggtattcccctgataggaaagtagtaatttccaaaagattgcttatggcttaccctttcccgccaaccgacaggttacgctgggaatcctcccctagggtagataaggcgttgacacgcttatctaagaaggtggccctgccgtcacaggatacggccgccctaaaggatcctgcggatagaaagcaggaaggtatcctgaagtctgtttatacacattctggtactctactgaggccagcaactgcttcggcctggatgtgtagtgctgtagcagcatggacagatactctgtctgaggggatagataccctggacagggagactattttactgaccctgggacatatcaaagacactgtgctatatatgagggatgcccagagggaaatttgcctactgggctctagagtaaacgcaatgtcgatttctgccagaagggtcctgtggactcggcagtggactggtgatgccgactctaaaaaacacatggaggttttaccttacaagggtgaggaattgtttggggacggtctctcggacctggtttccacagcaacggctgggaagtcgaattttttgccatatgttccctcacagccaaagcaccgtattaccaaatgcagttcttTCATTCAAAAAGagcctccactaaatccaccgcgtgacgctggggctccaaaggcggagtcaggagcggtgggggcacgtctccgaaatttcagccaccagtgggttcgctcatgggtggatccttgggctatacaaattgtgtctcagggatacaagctggaattcgaagtgacgccccctcaccgttacctaaaatcgtccctgccggcttctcccatggaaagggaggtagtgttggcggcaattcacaagttatatctccagcaggtggtggtgaaggttctccttcttcaacagggatgggactactattccacaatgtttgtggtgccgaaaccggacggttcggtcagactcattttgaatttaaaatccctgaacatttatctgaagaaattcaagttcaaaatggaatcgctcagaacggtcattgcaagcctggaagagggggattttaaggtgtcgctggacatcaaggatgcttacttgcatgtccccatttatccacctcatcaggagtacctcaggtttgtggtacaggactgtcattaccaattccagacgttgtcgtttggcctgtccacggcaccgagaatatttcccaaggtaatggcggagatgatggtactccttcgaaagcaaggagttacaattattccatacttggacaatctcctcataaaggcgaggtccagggaggagTTGCTGATCGgcctagcacactctcaggaagtgttgcaacaacaccggtggatcctgaatattccaaagtcgcagctgatccctacgacgcgtctgccctttatgggcatgattctggacacaggccagaagaaggtgtttctcccggcggagaaggctcaggagctcgtgactctggtcagagacctcctaaaaccgaaacaggtatcggtgcatcactgcacgcgactcctgggaaagatggtggcgtcatacgaagccattcccttcggcaggttccatgcgaggatctttcagtgggatctgttggacaagtggtccggatcgcatcttcagatgcatcggctgatcaccctgtcccccagggctagggtgtctcttctgtggtggctgcaaagtgctcacctcctcgaaggccgcaggttcggcacacaggactgggtcctggtgaccacggatgcaagcctccgaggatggggggcagtcactcagggaagaaacttccaagggctgtggtcaagtcgggagtcttgtctgcacatcaatatcctggaactaagggccaaatacaacgccctgagtcaagcggagcctctgctttgaaaccaaacagtgctgattcagtcagacaacatcaccgcagtggcccatgtaaaccgccagggcggcacaagaagcaggagggcaatggcgtaagccaccaggattcttcgttaggcggagaatcacgtgcaagcactgtcagcagtgttcattccgggagtggacaactgggaagcagacttcctcagcaggcacgacctccacccgggagagtggggacttcatcaagaagtcttcacgcagattgtaaatcgatgggaactgccacaggtggatatgatggcgtcccgcctcaacaaaaagctaaaaaggtattgcgccaggtcaagggaccctcaggtgatagctgtggacgcactagtaacaccgtgggtgttccagtcggtctatgcgtttcctcctcttcctctcataccaaaggtgctgagaattgtaagaaagaggagtgagaacaatactcattgttccggattgaccaagaaggacttggtacccggaactgcaagaaatgctcacagaggacccatggcctctgcctctcagacaggacctgttgcaacaggggccctgtctgttccaagacttaccgcagctgcatttgactgcatggcggttgaacaccggatcctagcagaaaaaggcattctggagaagttattcctacgctgataaaggctaggaaggacgtgacagcaaagcattatcaccgtatatggcgaaaatatgttacttggtgtgaggccaggaaggcccctacagaggaattccagctcggacggttcctgcacttcctacagtcaggagtgtctatgggcctaaaattagggtccataaaggtccagattttggccctatccattatctttcaaaaagaactggcttcactgcctgaggttcagacgtttgttaagggagtgctgcatatttagcccccttttgtgccaccagtggcaccttgggatcttaacgtggtgttgggtttcctgaaatcccactggtttgagccacttaaaaccgtggagctaaagtatctcatgtggaaagtggtcatgctgttggccttagcttcggctaggcgtgtgtcagaattggcggctttgtcatgtaaaagcccctatctggttttccatatggacagggcagaattgcggactcgtccgcaatttcagccaaaggtggtgtcatcttttcatttgaaccaacctattgtggtgcctgcggctactcgtgacttggaggattccaagttacttgacgtagtccgggctttgaagatttatgtaaccagaacggctggagtcaggaagactgactcgctgtttatcctgtatgcatccaacaagctgggtgctcctgcttcaaagcaaactattgctcgctggatttgtaacacgattcagcatgctcattctgtggcaggactgccgcatcctaaatctgtaaaagcccattctacgaggaaggtgggctcttcttgggcggctgcccaaggggtctcggcattacagctttgccgagctgctacttggtcgggttcaaacacatttgcacaattctacaagtttgataccctggctgaggaggaccttgtgtttgcccagtcggtgctgcagagtcatccgcactctcccgcccgtttgggagctttggtataatccccatggtccttacggagtccccagcatccactaggacgttagagaaaataagattttactcaccggtaaatctatttctcgtagtccgtagtggatgctgggcgcccgtcccgagtgcggactttctgcaatacgtgtatatagttattgcttactaaagggttatgttatgtggcatccgttgagtgatgctcgtttgttgttcatgctgttaactgggtatgttaccacaagttatacggtgtgattggtgtggctggtatgagtcttaacctggattccagtactgtcagctcttccgggcacagtttccttaactgaggtctggaggaggggcacagagggaggagccagtgcacaccaggtagtactaaatctttctttagagtgcccagtctcctgcggagcccgtctattcccaatggtcgACCGGtgcccaggaacataagtcctccccggctactgcaaaaccctcagcatgacgctggggctcccctgagggagtctgcacaggtgggggcacgtcttcgacttttcagccaggcctgggtcatctcagacctgaatccttgggtgctgataatagtttcccagggttacaaactggaattcgaagaggtgcccccgcgccgattttttaagtcgcattaccagcttctacaccagaacggaatgtagtgttagctgcaattcaaacgctgggtctacagcaagtaattatcagggttcccttgaaccagcagggaagaggctactactcaaccctctttgtggtcccgaaaccggacggttcggtcagacctattttgatatACAAAAAAAGCAACTGAGGCTGCGCTAGATtattacataaaacaacaacaatatctgataattcaatgtttagttaaaaataaatgtatttaatatgggaatataaaccatcaatggtagttccaaataatgacattaaaaagtacacatggtagaataaataaaaccagggttacccataggCCAGGAATATAGGTGGTATTGAATTAGGAAAGTCCGTTCCAGATTTGTTCCACCAATAGTTAATATGTCCAGCAACTACAGATTTAGGAGGTGTATATATCCAAAATTGTGGCTTTTACCGCTAGAGGATATGTTGCTCCAAGGTGgtaaatggtgagctcctcatgcagtgcggtggacAAAGTTCAACAGCTCAGCCAAATAACAGACACCTTCCGGTATGGATCTTTTGCTGGAATGTAGTAGGGAATGGTCCGGACTTTTTAgcaaggatgctgggcgctcgtcccagtgcggaaactctgcaagacttgtatatagttgttgcttccgtaagggttatgttacagttggagtcggttttggaccgtcactgttgttgttcatacggttaactggttatgtatgatccaggttacatggtatgattggtgtgggctggtatgaatcttgcccttggatttttaaatcctgccttgtagtgtccatcccctctgggcacagttctctaactgaggtctggaggaggggcataaatggaggagccagtgcacacccataggaaaagttatttttaggtgcccatgtctcctgcggagcccgtctataccccatggtccttacggagtgcccagcatcctctacggactaggacaaatagatttaccggtaggtttaaaatcttatttaaatgaGTTCCTCCTAACACTGCACTGCAGACATTTGtgagcaaaataaaaaacctatggagaattatcaccaataactttttgcggctaattggttagggagtttttgcgatgaactgaatcccccccccataaaatgtttatacatacagtatgatgttacattgagattaccgctggaggaaactctgccacaatattattaaatgtgtaatttatcccatcctcgtatgggtgtaatatattaatatattcttactgaacaggattaccagcactgaatcaattatcccccaatataatatacatgccgatgTTTAACAACAAATACAATTGTCTTTTGATTactttattcacctttatacatttacctttgtgttttatatatcactgatttatcttacatactttactgtacttaataaaggttatatattatttattagtgcgcaaacaggacagcactttctcttctttgctgttttattattgcaaagcccatgtcacctccagtaatcccacgtgagcgtccatgtcacctttagtaatcccacatgagcgtccgtgtcacctctagtaatcccacatgtgcgtccgtgtcacctctagtaattccacatgagcgttcgtgtcacctctagtaatcccacatgagtgcccatgtcacctctagtaatcccacatgagcgcccatgtcacctctagtaatcccacatgagcgtccatgtcacctctagtaatcccacatgagcgtctatgtcacctctagtaatccacatgagcgtccatgtcacctctactaatcccacatgagcgtccatgtcacctctagtaatcccacatgagcgtccatgtcacctctactaaccccacatgagtgtccatgtcacctctagtaatcccacatgaatgtccatgtcacctctagtaatcccacgttagcgtccatgtcaactctagtaaccccacatgagcgtccatgtcacctctagtaaccccacatgagcgtccatgtcacctctagtgatcccacatgagcgtccgtgtcacctctagtgatcccacatgagcgtccgtgtcacctctagtgatcccacatgagcgtccgtgtcacctctagtgatcccacatgagcgtccgtgtcacctctagtaatcccacgtgagcgtccatgtctcctctagtaatcccacgtgagcgtccatgtctcctctagtaatcccacgtgagcatccacgtcacctctagtaattccacgtgagcatccacgtcacctctagtgatcccacgtgagcgtccgtgtcacctctagtaatcccacgtgagcgtccttgtctcctctagtaatcccacgtgagcgttcttgtctcctctagtaatcccacgtgagcgtccctgtttcctctagtaatcccacgtgagcgcccctgtctcctctagtaatcccacgtgagcgtccgtgtcacctctagtaatcccacgtgagcacccgtgtcacctctagtaatcccacgtgagcgccggtgtcacctctagtaatcccacgtgagcgcccgtgtcacctctagtaatcccacgtgagcgcccgtgtcacctctagtaatcccatgtgagcgcccgtgtcacctctagtaatcccacgtgagcgcccgtgtcacctctagtaattccacgggagcgtccacgtcacctctagtaattccacgtgagcgtccgtgtcacctctagtgatcccacgtgagcgtccgtgtcacctctagtaatcccacgtgagcgtccttgtcacctctagtaatcccacgtgagcatccctgtcacctctagtaatcccacgtgagcgtccctgtctcctctagtaatcccacgtgagcgtccgtgtaacctctagtaattccacgtgagcgtccgtttaacctctagtaattccacgtgagcgtccgtgtaacctctagtaattccacgtgagcgtccacgtcacctctagtaattccacgtgagcgtccacgtcacctctagtgatcccacaggagcgtccacgtcccctctagtaatcccacatgagcgtccgtgtcacctctagtaatctcacatgagcgttcagtgttgatcaagctccagtctaagcatcctagccgttttttgttttttaataaacataaaagcaatgattacaggtaaaaatgtCTGTTATAGAatgatatattgtatcctgtaacaccctgagtcttgtctactcattttatatattaatgtattttatttccaggagatggacacacaagcaggaatatctcagaaggacatctaatgttatccctggattctgaaataacGGATAATGaccgtagacaggattctccaggagataaccccattaccccaattatacatccagctctatcagctgatccccctgatcctggggaatgttctcctgatcactctgatattggtgcatctgttacagctctgagagtagatacagtgtttccctgttctgtagatgccaaatgttttacacagaacacaaaccttattactcatcagccagctaaggcaggtgagaggccattttcatgttctgagtgtgggaaatgttttacatataaatcatatcttgttagacatgagagaagtcacacaggtgagaagccgtattcctgttctgagtgtgggaaatgtttcgcacagaaatcagctcttgttacacatcagagatgtcacacaggtgtgaagccgtattcctgttctgagtgtgggaaatgttttgcacacaaatcacatttagttatacatcagagaaatcacacaggtgagatgccattttcctgttctgagtgtgggaaatgttttgcacgcaaatcatattttgttatacatcagagaagtcacacaggtgataagccgtattcctgttctgagtgtgggaaatgttttgcacacaaattatgtttagttatacatcagagaagtcacacaggtgagaagccgtattcctgttctgagtgtgggaaatgttttgcacaccaatcacatttagttatacatcagagaaatcacacaggtgagaagccattttcctgttctgagtgtgggaaatgttttgcacgcaaatcatattttgttatacatcagagaagtcacacaggtgagatgccattttcctgttctgagtgtgggaaatgttttgcacgcaaatcatattttgttatacatcagagaagtcacacaggtgagatgccattttcctgttctgagtgtgggaaatgtttttcatcgacatcacatcttgttagacatcagaggagtcacacaggtgagaagccattttcctgttctgagtgtgggaaatgtttttcatcgacatcacatcttgttagacatcagaggagtcacacaggtgagaagccattttcctgttctgagtgtgggaaatgttttgcacggaaatcagttcttgttaaacatcagcgatttcacagatgagaatccattttcatgctgtgagagaaataaatctgctcttgttgaacatattagacattacccaagtacggaaccatttacatcttctggagtataattatcactgccgtccaatgttcctcaagggtgaatccgatctcttatgctttataaaatatacatgctaccactgggtaatataatcagacgtcatggcctggtctaccgcagctatgcagatgacctgctttttgcaccatgtactgagaaccgaataccaataaatggttgtctagctgagcgcctggggttgatgatgccagttggctgtgactcagtctttgtgaaacataatagaagctcaccagcaaaggacaagactacagctttaccaaccatctggatttatgctttggtgttcagaattgcaaaatactgaacatgtgctgaatctttgtgatgTCCTGgtttgtggctgacacagacatcaggtatctgccacatactaatcctcattcttccatctgtggaccatagccagaatcaagcacttgattccctcagaagttcatagactactgcaatgccatctacctgggtcacccagcaaaagaattacagagcttgcagctagtacagaatgcagcagccaaactgttacctaaccagcccgttcctgcctcctaacacccattctctattcccttcaccggctgcctgtaagatgacaaat
Protein-coding regions in this window:
- the LOC134983437 gene encoding zinc finger protein ZFP2-like gives rise to the protein MQEEEYIEEHRGLYKDVMMENHRPLTSPDGPSNRDTPVRRPRPLYSQDCTEENHRTPQEDQVERLSCIKAEDIRREEETYVTDIKAEDIEEEEETYVTDIKAEDIEGEEEMYVTDIKAKDIEGEEETYVTDMKAEDIEGEEKTYATDMMTEDTEGEEEMYVRGHQQCKEEEIPTDISTGDGHTSRNISEGHLMLSLDSEITDNDRRQDSPGDNPITPIIHPALSADPPDPGECSPDHSDIGASVTALRVDTVFPCSVDAKCFTQNTNLITHQPAKAGERPFSCSECGKCFTYKSYLVRHERSHTGEKPYSCSECGKCFAQKSALVTHQRCHTGVKPYSCSECGKCFAHKSHLVIHQRNHTGEMPFSCSECGKCFARKSYFVIHQRSHTGDKPYSCSECGKCFAHKLCLVIHQRSHTGEKPYSCSECGKCFAHQSHLVIHQRNHTGEKPFSCSECGKCFARKSYFVIHQRSHTGEMPFSCSECGKCFARKSYFVIHQRSHTGEMPFSCSECGKCFSSTSHLVRHQRSHTGEKPFSCSECGKCFSSTSHLVRHQRSHTGEKPFSCSECGKCFARKSVLVKHQRFHR